A genomic region of Corticium candelabrum chromosome 6, ooCorCand1.1, whole genome shotgun sequence contains the following coding sequences:
- the LOC134181327 gene encoding uncharacterized protein LOC134181327 isoform X1, protein MNHWTVIVKNLPKDADEHVLRSLFETAGSVVDLNILAPTPRQVSTSAYVVFPSIQEATNAVIMFQSYKFQSRSNGTGCLNLELRSSVKENPMSDPRWTSVQPEKKSYYDVLNEVVQCEVSKRLQSSSRIVTNGYIDSPSARSRSKCKDLGTSQKVTDHPQLSPKLLKLRKQEEQLKKERDILQIELELERTTQEMLNVELKLKFQLETAESKLVSVTRSSEQLPSRSNDIHNRKSENLT, encoded by the exons ATGAATCACTGGACCGTTATCGTCAAGAATCTTCCCAAAGATGCTGACGAG caCGTATTGCGGTCTCTCTTCGAGACTGCTGGGTCTGTAGTTGACTTGAACATTTTGGCACCAACGCCTAGACAAGTTTCTACTTCAGC TTACGTCGTTTTTCCGTCTATTCAAGAAGCTACCAATGCTGTCATCATGTTTCAGTCATACAAGTTTCAGAGCAGGTCTAATGGAACTGGATGCCTCAATCTAGAGCTACGTTCTTCTGTTAAGGAAAATCCAATGTCAGATCCAAG ATGGACATCTGTACAACCTGAAAAGAAATCTTACTATGATGTTCTCAATGAAGTCGTGCAGTGTGAAGTGTCAAAACGTCTCCAATCTTCATCAAGAATAGTAACTAATGGATATATCGACAGTCCTAGCGCCCGTTCTAGAAGTAAATGCAAGGATTTGGGGACATCACAAAAAGTGACAGATCATCCGCAGTTGTCACCAAAGTTACTAAAATTAAGGAAACAG GAAGAGCAGTTGAAGAAGGAAAGGGACATCCTTCAGATAGAG CTGGAGTTGGAACGAACTACGCAGGAAATGCTAAACGTTGAACTAAAATTGAAG TTTCAACTTgaaacagcagagagtaaACTAGTTAGTGTGACAAG GAGCTCAGAGCAACTACCAAGTCGTTCAAACGACATTCATAACCGAAAGTCTGAAAATTTAACTTAG
- the LOC134181327 gene encoding uncharacterized protein LOC134181327 isoform X2, which translates to MNHWTVIVKNLPKDADEHVLRSLFETAGSVVDLNILAPTPRQVSTSAYVVFPSIQEATNAVIMFQSYKFQSRSNGTGCLNLELRSSVKENPMSDPRWTSVQPEKKSYYDVLNEVVQCEVSKRLQSSSRIVTNGYIDSPSARSRSKCKDLGTSQKVTDHPQLSPKLLKLRKQEEQLKKERDILQIELELERTTQEMLNVELKLKELRATTKSFKRHS; encoded by the exons ATGAATCACTGGACCGTTATCGTCAAGAATCTTCCCAAAGATGCTGACGAG caCGTATTGCGGTCTCTCTTCGAGACTGCTGGGTCTGTAGTTGACTTGAACATTTTGGCACCAACGCCTAGACAAGTTTCTACTTCAGC TTACGTCGTTTTTCCGTCTATTCAAGAAGCTACCAATGCTGTCATCATGTTTCAGTCATACAAGTTTCAGAGCAGGTCTAATGGAACTGGATGCCTCAATCTAGAGCTACGTTCTTCTGTTAAGGAAAATCCAATGTCAGATCCAAG ATGGACATCTGTACAACCTGAAAAGAAATCTTACTATGATGTTCTCAATGAAGTCGTGCAGTGTGAAGTGTCAAAACGTCTCCAATCTTCATCAAGAATAGTAACTAATGGATATATCGACAGTCCTAGCGCCCGTTCTAGAAGTAAATGCAAGGATTTGGGGACATCACAAAAAGTGACAGATCATCCGCAGTTGTCACCAAAGTTACTAAAATTAAGGAAACAG GAAGAGCAGTTGAAGAAGGAAAGGGACATCCTTCAGATAGAG CTGGAGTTGGAACGAACTACGCAGGAAATGCTAAACGTTGAACTAAAATTGAAG GAGCTCAGAGCAACTACCAAGTCGTTCAAACGACATTCATAA